Proteins co-encoded in one Paracrocinitomix mangrovi genomic window:
- the gldA gene encoding gliding motility-associated ABC transporter ATP-binding subunit GldA has translation MSIEVKNTFKYYGEQAALNDVSFSIKSGEIVGFLGPNGAGKSTMMKIITCFIPKSAGEVKVCGLDVEEDGIEVRKKVGYLPEHNPLYLDMYVKEYLHFVAGIYKVSNKKEKVEEMIKMVGLVKEQNKKIGALSKGYRQRVGLAAAIIHDPEVLILDEPTTGLDPNQLAEIRQLISDIGKTKTVMLSTHIMQEVEAICDRVIIINEGKIVADNKTADIQKPEAEKQTIFVEFNEATSKNALKKINGVITVQNVAENQWLIEASGDIRTDIAKFAQQNNLLTLTMRLEAKRMEEVFKELTKG, from the coding sequence GTGTCAATTGAGGTAAAAAATACATTTAAGTACTACGGAGAACAAGCTGCGTTAAATGACGTTAGTTTTAGTATCAAATCAGGAGAAATTGTTGGGTTTTTAGGACCCAATGGTGCAGGAAAATCTACTATGATGAAAATCATCACTTGCTTTATTCCTAAATCTGCAGGAGAAGTTAAAGTTTGTGGTTTAGATGTAGAAGAAGATGGAATTGAAGTGAGAAAAAAAGTAGGATATCTGCCTGAACACAATCCACTTTACCTTGACATGTATGTTAAAGAATATCTTCATTTTGTTGCAGGAATCTATAAGGTAAGCAACAAAAAAGAGAAGGTTGAGGAGATGATTAAAATGGTGGGGTTAGTCAAAGAACAAAACAAAAAAATAGGCGCTTTGTCCAAAGGATATCGTCAAAGAGTTGGATTAGCTGCTGCTATTATTCATGATCCTGAAGTGTTGATTTTAGATGAACCAACTACCGGATTAGATCCAAACCAATTGGCAGAGATTAGACAATTAATTTCAGATATCGGAAAAACAAAAACGGTAATGCTGTCTACGCATATCATGCAAGAAGTAGAAGCCATTTGTGATAGAGTAATTATCATTAATGAAGGTAAAATTGTTGCTGATAATAAAACAGCTGATATCCAAAAACCGGAAGCTGAAAAGCAAACCATTTTCGTTGAATTTAACGAAGCTACATCTAAAAATGCACTAAAGAAAATCAATGGTGTTATCACCGTTCAAAATGTAGCAGAAAATCAATGGTTAATTGAAGCTAGTGGAGATATAAGAACTGATATTGCCAAGTTTGCACAACAAAATAACCTACTTACACTTACCATGAGATTAGAAGCTAAACGCATGGAAGAGGTATTTAAAGAATTGACAAAAGGCTAA
- a CDS encoding Sec-independent protein translocase subunit TatA/TatB: protein MENVVLAGWIGGPQIILIIVAILLLFGGRKIPELMRGMGKGIKGFKDEMNGTADSDNTPAKGDNSEDSKSEA, encoded by the coding sequence ATGGAAAACGTAGTTCTTGCAGGATGGATCGGTGGACCACAAATTATCTTAATTATTGTGGCAATCTTGCTGTTGTTTGGAGGAAGAAAAATTCCTGAACTAATGAGAGGGATGGGAAAAGGAATCAAAGGATTCAAAGATGAGATGAACGGAACGGCTGATTCAGATAATACACCTGCAAAAGGGGATAATTCTGAAGATTCAAAGTCAGAAGCTTAA
- a CDS encoding lytic transglycosylase domain-containing protein, whose translation MRYLLGLTGILFVCLIGRAQEEETELLIADDSIPFMGDVDTFEYERFLEIVEFSLFEHYKEVWGKERAYEVIDSMGYEESDRPTYPDSVYVARLNKLNESTIIDIQANDDMITVIKYFVRNRRKFTALCIGRSKLFFPMYEEYLDKYQIPIELKYLSVIESGLRPTAKSRVGASGLWQFMYRTGRMYGLETDSYVDERNDPEKATDAACRYLKYLYGMYGDWSIALAAYNAGPGNVNKAIRRSGGQMNYWSLRPFLPKETQMYVPNFIAMVYMMNYYPEHNIVPVEPKIYDHEVDTVCLKDVVRIHYLDSLIGLSDEDFEYLNPTYKTNIIPKTEHPQCITLPVELIPVFLEKEAEIYAYEKNLDSLQMSFVTLEKKKYHYVEAGESMAMVAEKYDVMVSDIKNWNGLKYTKVYPGQRLTIMIQEKKYVPKTEVSSVKTTSSSSSSSSSSSSKVNYSYDGKYKYYTLQNGESLWTVSQKLGIPFGRIQELNRDLDPKRMQPGDKIRIEKI comes from the coding sequence GTGAGATATTTACTAGGATTAACGGGAATACTGTTTGTATGCCTTATAGGAAGGGCACAGGAAGAAGAGACTGAATTATTAATTGCTGATGATTCAATTCCATTTATGGGAGATGTAGACACCTTTGAATATGAAAGGTTTCTGGAGATTGTTGAATTTTCGCTTTTTGAACACTATAAGGAAGTTTGGGGCAAAGAACGCGCCTATGAAGTAATTGATTCTATGGGTTATGAAGAATCAGATCGCCCTACTTATCCCGACTCTGTATATGTTGCCAGATTAAATAAATTAAATGAATCTACCATCATTGATATTCAAGCCAATGATGACATGATTACGGTAATCAAATATTTTGTTAGAAACAGAAGAAAATTTACCGCCTTGTGTATTGGGAGATCAAAACTTTTCTTCCCTATGTATGAAGAGTATTTGGATAAATACCAAATACCTATCGAACTAAAATATCTCTCAGTTATTGAAAGTGGATTAAGACCAACTGCCAAATCTCGAGTTGGTGCATCTGGTTTATGGCAATTTATGTACCGTACAGGTAGAATGTATGGTTTAGAAACCGACTCATACGTGGATGAAAGAAATGATCCTGAAAAAGCTACTGATGCTGCTTGCAGATATTTAAAATACCTATACGGCATGTATGGAGATTGGAGTATTGCTTTAGCCGCATATAATGCCGGTCCCGGAAATGTTAACAAGGCAATAAGAAGATCTGGTGGCCAAATGAACTATTGGAGCTTAAGACCATTTTTACCAAAAGAAACTCAGATGTATGTTCCCAACTTTATCGCAATGGTGTACATGATGAATTATTATCCTGAACATAACATTGTTCCGGTTGAACCAAAAATTTACGATCATGAAGTTGACACAGTTTGTCTAAAGGATGTAGTTAGGATTCATTATTTAGATTCTTTGATTGGATTATCAGATGAAGATTTTGAATATTTAAATCCTACCTATAAAACCAATATTATTCCTAAAACTGAACATCCACAATGTATTACTTTACCAGTTGAACTTATTCCTGTATTTCTTGAAAAAGAAGCGGAAATTTATGCCTACGAAAAGAATTTGGACAGTTTACAAATGTCTTTTGTTACGTTAGAAAAAAAGAAATACCACTATGTTGAAGCTGGCGAATCAATGGCAATGGTGGCAGAAAAATATGATGTGATGGTATCTGATATCAAAAACTGGAACGGATTAAAATATACCAAAGTTTATCCGGGTCAAAGATTGACCATCATGATTCAAGAGAAAAAATACGTTCCTAAAACTGAAGTTTCGAGTGTAAAAACAACTTCAAGTAGTAGTTCTAGCAGTTCAAGTAGTAGCAGTAAAGTAAATTATTCATACGACGGAAAATATAAATACTACACTTTACAAAATGGTGAGAGTCTTTGGACCGTTAGCCAGAAACTTGGCATACCATTTGGACGAATTCAGGAGTTGAACAGAGATCTTGATCCTAAAAGAATGCAACCCGGCGACAAGATCAGAATTGAAA
- a CDS encoding aldehyde dehydrogenase, translating to MKAIQNYINGELVAASSGGTIDNYDPSRGVVYSTIPDSAHEDIAKAVEAAEAAFEGWSNTPKEARGAIMIKIADIIESRLDAFALAESTDNGKPVKLAAEVDIPRAVSNLKFFATAIQHFAAESHYMEGIGFNYTLRKPIGVVGCISPWNLPLYLFTWKIAPALAAGNCVVAKPSEITPMTAYLLSEVCKEAGLPKGVLNIVHGLGPKVGDAITRHPKIKAISFTGGTATGQTIASIAAPMFKKLSLELGGKNPNIIFADCDFDKALSTTMRSSFANQGQICLCGSRIFIERPIYEKFKEAFVAKTAASKVSFPQDPEAKLGAVVSKSHMEKILSYIELAKEEGGTVLTGGERVMMDGEYKDGYYIRPTIIEGLTFDCRTNQEEIFGPVVTITPFDSEEEVLMMANSTQYGLAATVWTENLNKAHRMADKLDSGIVWINSWLVRDLRTPFGGMKNSGVGREGGFEALRFFTEPKNVFVKSN from the coding sequence ATGAAAGCAATACAAAATTATATCAATGGGGAATTAGTAGCGGCTAGTTCAGGAGGAACAATTGACAATTATGATCCATCAAGAGGGGTTGTTTATTCAACAATTCCTGACTCTGCGCATGAGGACATTGCAAAGGCAGTAGAAGCAGCCGAAGCAGCTTTTGAGGGTTGGTCAAACACACCAAAAGAGGCCAGAGGAGCCATCATGATTAAAATTGCGGATATAATTGAATCAAGGTTAGACGCTTTTGCTTTGGCAGAATCAACTGATAATGGTAAGCCAGTAAAATTGGCTGCTGAGGTTGATATTCCAAGAGCGGTTAGCAACCTGAAGTTTTTTGCTACAGCCATTCAACATTTTGCAGCCGAATCTCATTATATGGAGGGTATTGGATTCAACTATACATTAAGAAAGCCTATAGGAGTCGTTGGGTGTATATCACCATGGAATTTGCCTTTATACTTATTTACATGGAAAATAGCTCCGGCTTTGGCTGCAGGAAATTGCGTAGTGGCAAAACCATCTGAAATTACGCCAATGACAGCTTATTTGTTATCAGAGGTTTGTAAAGAGGCAGGATTACCAAAAGGTGTATTAAACATTGTTCATGGTTTAGGACCAAAAGTGGGAGATGCCATTACAAGACATCCAAAAATCAAAGCAATCTCATTTACAGGTGGAACTGCTACAGGACAAACAATTGCATCTATTGCAGCACCTATGTTTAAAAAATTATCTCTTGAATTAGGAGGTAAAAACCCCAACATAATTTTTGCTGATTGTGACTTTGATAAAGCTCTGAGCACTACTATGCGATCAAGTTTTGCTAATCAGGGACAAATTTGTCTTTGCGGTTCAAGAATATTTATTGAAAGACCGATTTACGAAAAGTTTAAAGAAGCTTTTGTAGCTAAAACAGCCGCGTCAAAAGTATCTTTCCCTCAAGATCCTGAAGCCAAATTAGGAGCAGTTGTTTCTAAGTCACACATGGAAAAAATCTTGTCATACATTGAGTTGGCAAAAGAAGAAGGAGGAACTGTTTTAACAGGAGGTGAGAGAGTAATGATGGACGGTGAATATAAAGATGGTTACTACATCAGGCCAACAATAATTGAAGGATTAACTTTTGATTGTAGAACTAATCAAGAAGAGATTTTTGGCCCGGTTGTGACTATCACACCATTTGATTCTGAAGAAGAAGTTTTAATGATGGCCAATTCAACTCAATATGGATTAGCTGCTACTGTTTGGACTGAAAATTTGAACAAAGCACACCGCATGGCAGATAAATTAGATTCAGGAATTGTTTGGATCAATTCATGGTTGGTACGTGATTTGAGAACGCCTTTTGGTGGAATGAAAAATTCAGGTGTTGGAAGAGAAGGAGGCTTTGAAGCCTTGAGATTCTTTACTGAACCTAAAAATGTCTTTGTCAAGAGCAATTAA
- the gatA gene encoding Asp-tRNA(Asn)/Glu-tRNA(Gln) amidotransferase subunit GatA → MYNTFAEIKKAIAEGKTVVEITTYYLNNIKQQSHLNAFLEVFEESALAQAALVDEKLKSGKAGKLAGMVIGIKDNMAYKDHKVSAASKILENFESLYNATSIQRLIDEDAVIIGRTNCDEFAMGSSNENSAFGNVLNPLNEKMVPGGSSGGSAVAVAANLCTTTLGSDTGGSIRQPASFTGTVGYKPTYGCVSRFGLLAYASSFDQIGPFANNVEDAALVTEVIAGKDEYDSTVYQAEERNFKVDFPSDKKIKVAYIKDCIESEGLDPEIKARSLEIIEALKANGHVVEAVDFPYLDAMVPTYYVLTTAEASSNLARYDGVHYGYQSPNVEGVENTYKKSRSEGFGEEVQRRIMLGTFVLSHGYYDAYYTKGQRVRRVIQNKTKAILDNYDFILLPTTPSTAFEIGKNIDDPITMYLQDIFTVQANLAGNPAISLPMGNHTNGMPFGVQLIGKHHEEADLLSFSDYLMKNYN, encoded by the coding sequence ATGTACAATACATTTGCTGAAATAAAAAAGGCAATTGCAGAAGGTAAAACGGTTGTTGAAATCACAACTTATTATCTGAACAACATCAAGCAGCAATCACATCTCAATGCATTTCTAGAAGTTTTTGAAGAAAGTGCGCTTGCACAAGCTGCATTGGTTGATGAAAAATTAAAATCAGGAAAAGCAGGGAAATTAGCCGGAATGGTTATCGGAATAAAAGATAACATGGCTTATAAAGATCATAAAGTATCTGCTGCTTCTAAAATTCTTGAAAATTTCGAATCGCTTTACAACGCAACTTCAATTCAACGTTTAATTGATGAAGATGCCGTAATTATTGGACGCACCAATTGTGATGAATTTGCAATGGGAAGCTCTAATGAGAATTCGGCATTTGGTAACGTATTGAATCCTCTTAATGAGAAAATGGTTCCAGGTGGATCTTCTGGAGGATCAGCTGTTGCAGTTGCTGCTAATTTGTGCACAACTACATTAGGAAGTGATACGGGTGGATCTATTAGACAACCTGCTTCATTTACCGGAACAGTGGGATATAAACCTACTTATGGTTGTGTTTCAAGATTCGGACTTTTGGCTTATGCTTCTTCATTTGATCAAATTGGACCTTTTGCAAACAATGTAGAAGATGCGGCTTTGGTTACTGAAGTAATTGCAGGTAAAGACGAATATGACAGTACGGTTTATCAAGCTGAAGAAAGAAATTTCAAAGTTGATTTTCCAAGCGATAAAAAAATCAAAGTTGCCTATATTAAAGACTGTATTGAAAGTGAAGGTTTAGACCCTGAAATCAAAGCAAGATCTTTAGAAATTATTGAAGCATTAAAAGCAAATGGGCACGTAGTTGAAGCTGTTGACTTCCCTTATCTGGATGCAATGGTTCCTACTTACTATGTGTTAACTACTGCTGAAGCTTCTTCTAATTTGGCAAGATATGACGGTGTTCATTATGGATACCAATCACCTAATGTAGAAGGTGTTGAAAATACCTACAAAAAATCTCGTTCGGAGGGCTTTGGTGAAGAAGTTCAAAGACGTATTATGCTAGGAACATTTGTTCTCTCTCACGGTTACTATGACGCTTATTACACAAAAGGTCAAAGAGTGAGAAGAGTCATTCAAAATAAAACAAAGGCAATTTTGGATAATTATGATTTTATCCTACTTCCAACTACTCCCTCAACTGCCTTTGAAATTGGTAAAAACATTGATGATCCAATTACAATGTATCTTCAGGACATTTTTACCGTACAAGCTAATTTAGCGGGTAACCCTGCTATTTCACTTCCAATGGGTAATCATACAAATGGAATGCCTTTTGGAGTACAGTTAATCGGAAAACACCATGAAGAAGCTGATCTTCTTTCGTTTTCTGATTATTTAATGAAGAATTACAATTAA
- a CDS encoding LIC11966 family surface protein has product MKYLGILCLFLFSTQLTFGQAHAGEYMDLIGEQYKNIQKEMWEYTSAASHGKNANKVEKLRMALIETTYKAKGNVKMMKSWEGNTAYRDSVVSFLNIYYLVLKEDYAKIVNMEEIAEKSYDAMEAYMMAKEEANNKLGDASKMLGEVQDAFAKEFNVELSKASDELTQKMEVANEVYDYYNVLYLIFFKSYVQDLYLADAIAKGDVSAIEQNKSALEANAAEGLEKIKTLSPFKGDNSLIKAGSNLLEFYQDITANQIPHITDYFIKTENFETIRKSFEQKKEKDRTQEDIDQYNNAVKESNAAGTKYNEANQYMFQFRQAKIQDWNNAVENFLDKHVPK; this is encoded by the coding sequence ATGAAATATCTGGGAATTTTATGCTTGTTTTTGTTTTCAACTCAGCTGACTTTTGGTCAGGCACATGCAGGTGAGTATATGGATCTCATTGGAGAGCAATACAAAAACATTCAAAAAGAGATGTGGGAATACACTTCTGCAGCATCTCATGGTAAAAATGCAAATAAGGTAGAAAAGCTGAGAATGGCTTTGATTGAAACTACTTATAAAGCAAAAGGGAATGTAAAAATGATGAAATCATGGGAAGGCAATACAGCTTATCGTGATTCAGTTGTTTCATTTTTGAATATATATTACCTGGTACTAAAAGAGGATTACGCCAAAATTGTTAACATGGAAGAAATTGCAGAAAAGTCATATGATGCAATGGAAGCCTACATGATGGCCAAAGAAGAAGCCAATAATAAATTGGGAGATGCTTCTAAAATGTTAGGGGAAGTTCAAGATGCCTTTGCAAAAGAATTCAATGTTGAGTTGTCAAAAGCATCTGATGAACTTACGCAAAAGATGGAAGTGGCCAATGAAGTGTACGATTACTATAATGTGCTTTACTTGATCTTTTTTAAGAGTTATGTACAGGATTTGTATTTGGCAGATGCCATTGCTAAAGGTGATGTTAGTGCAATTGAGCAAAATAAAAGTGCCTTAGAAGCAAATGCAGCTGAAGGATTAGAAAAAATCAAAACCTTAAGCCCGTTTAAAGGTGATAATTCATTGATCAAAGCCGGATCTAATTTGCTTGAATTCTATCAAGATATAACTGCAAATCAGATTCCTCATATTACGGACTACTTTATTAAAACCGAGAATTTTGAGACGATTAGAAAATCTTTTGAGCAGAAAAAAGAAAAGGATCGTACTCAAGAAGATATTGACCAGTACAATAATGCGGTGAAGGAATCTAATGCAGCCGGAACAAAGTACAATGAAGCAAATCAGTACATGTTTCAGTTTCGTCAAGCCAAAATACAGGATTGGAATAATGCTGTAGAGAATTTCCTTGATAAGCATGTACCTAAATAG
- a CDS encoding tetratricopeptide repeat protein, whose translation MIKKLIFSLLFFPALCFGQEFSASKQARLDSLTDLTVNGAHDTIKIQGWLGLVDQLYIYNVDTIIGFSQKALELAESNLKKPNLSETETFFFKSAKADAISNTGYVYVQKGDYRQGLELYLESLKLREEINDQKGISSAYNNIASVHNAMKDPETALKYYKKSLALRIEFGNLGEQALAYNNVGYTFQHMGELDSALWYYQKSHDLYEEDGQKLRRAMTIANMGTIYRDMGEYDTAMVYLQNSLEIRKKYSSKSGLFYSMYNIADLYMLMGDYKKAKPYAFESAEIASSSSNPRQQMRAARMLYLTYKHMGEYKKSLNELEKYNTLKDSINNEELRNDLIRQEYEYEYDKKTLQDSLKAAEQQKVDDALLEAEKAENERRKTQAYFLYVVLALVLISGFFILNRFLLTKKQKNQIEEQKLVVEEKNREILDSITYAKGIQEAILTAEDRLQSLLKDHFVFYQPKDIVAGDFYWADEIDGKVVFAAADCTGHGVPGAMVSVVCHNALHRSIHEFGLKEPGAILDKTREMVIETLQGTQRNVKDGMDIALCLLDRENMQLAFSGANNNLYLLRKGNHQSDSDFENVMIDATESYSLIEVKADKQPVGIFDGAQPFNSVNISLQNGDQIFVFTDGYPDQFGGPKGKKFKYKPLKELILSSATDSTNDQKSLLITKLNHWMKDYEQVDDICIIGVKV comes from the coding sequence ATGATTAAAAAGCTCATATTTAGCCTTTTGTTTTTTCCTGCGCTTTGTTTTGGACAAGAATTCTCTGCTTCCAAACAAGCAAGGTTAGATTCATTGACAGATTTAACGGTTAACGGAGCTCATGACACCATTAAAATTCAGGGATGGTTAGGCCTGGTAGATCAACTTTACATTTACAATGTAGATACCATTATTGGTTTTTCGCAAAAAGCCCTTGAACTTGCTGAAAGTAATCTCAAAAAACCTAACCTCAGCGAAACAGAAACCTTCTTTTTTAAAAGTGCCAAGGCAGATGCCATCTCTAATACCGGATATGTCTATGTTCAAAAAGGTGATTACAGACAAGGACTAGAATTATATCTTGAATCCCTGAAATTAAGAGAGGAAATCAACGACCAAAAAGGAATTTCAAGTGCTTATAACAACATTGCATCTGTACACAACGCAATGAAAGACCCTGAAACAGCTTTGAAGTATTACAAAAAGTCTTTAGCACTTAGAATTGAATTTGGAAATCTGGGTGAGCAAGCTTTGGCATATAACAATGTAGGCTATACTTTCCAGCACATGGGCGAATTAGATTCAGCTTTGTGGTATTATCAAAAGAGCCATGACTTGTATGAAGAAGATGGTCAAAAACTCAGACGTGCAATGACCATTGCCAATATGGGTACTATTTATCGCGATATGGGAGAATATGATACAGCAATGGTTTATCTTCAAAACTCCCTTGAAATTCGAAAAAAGTACAGTTCTAAATCAGGCTTATTTTACTCTATGTACAACATAGCAGATTTGTATATGTTGATGGGGGACTACAAGAAGGCAAAACCTTATGCTTTTGAAAGTGCAGAGATTGCTTCTAGCTCAAGTAATCCCAGACAACAAATGAGAGCTGCCAGAATGTTATATCTCACCTATAAACACATGGGAGAATATAAGAAAAGCTTGAATGAACTTGAAAAATACAATACCCTGAAGGATAGCATCAATAATGAAGAATTACGCAATGATTTAATTCGTCAGGAATATGAATACGAATACGATAAAAAAACGCTTCAAGATTCTTTGAAAGCTGCAGAACAACAAAAAGTGGATGACGCTTTATTGGAGGCAGAAAAGGCAGAAAATGAAAGAAGAAAAACACAAGCCTACTTTTTATATGTGGTGCTCGCTTTGGTTTTAATAAGTGGATTTTTTATTCTCAATCGTTTTCTATTGACAAAAAAACAAAAGAATCAAATTGAAGAACAAAAGCTTGTGGTAGAGGAAAAAAACAGAGAAATCCTCGATTCAATCACATACGCAAAAGGAATTCAGGAAGCTATATTAACTGCTGAAGATCGACTTCAATCACTATTAAAAGACCATTTTGTTTTTTACCAACCAAAAGACATTGTTGCAGGGGATTTTTATTGGGCGGATGAAATTGATGGAAAAGTAGTTTTTGCTGCTGCAGATTGCACAGGACACGGAGTTCCGGGTGCAATGGTATCAGTAGTTTGTCACAATGCGTTACACAGATCTATTCACGAATTTGGCTTGAAAGAACCTGGTGCCATTCTTGATAAAACAAGAGAAATGGTTATAGAAACTTTACAGGGAACCCAAAGAAATGTGAAAGACGGAATGGACATTGCGCTTTGTCTATTGGACAGAGAAAATATGCAATTAGCATTTTCAGGGGCCAACAACAACCTTTATTTGCTTCGCAAAGGAAATCATCAAAGTGATTCAGATTTTGAAAATGTAATGATAGATGCAACGGAGTCTTATAGCTTAATTGAAGTGAAAGCTGATAAACAACCGGTGGGTATCTTTGATGGTGCTCAACCTTTCAATTCGGTAAATATTTCTTTGCAAAACGGAGATCAAATTTTTGTTTTTACGGATGGATATCCCGATCAGTTTGGAGGGCCAAAGGGGAAAAAATTCAAATACAAACCGCTAAAAGAACTGATTCTTTCATCTGCCACGGACTCGACTAATGATCAAAAATCATTGTTAATTACCAAATTAAACCACTGGATGAAAGACTACGAGCAAGTGGATGACATCTGCATTATTGGCGTAAAAGTGTAA
- a CDS encoding carboxy terminal-processing peptidase gives MINKIVVYFLFLLTFSAFGQTSKVGETANAIDRLISKYHYEAKPLDDALSKWLFWEFIESIDPTGFYYLKEDIDQLKRFELEIDDQIQNKTSQFFDEAVEIYHNRLLEVEKIINGQFEKGFDFNKKEVIDVSIDTTVYLSDLSQLKDRWRKWLKSSVLEELFDGYYLSNPTTTTLDSLKMYLPEAAEEVKKHELFEISSITKHPAGYKEYLATFYLDDLAGYYDPHTSYFSDIEKEQFEAELSKDNYAFGFSLKEDGSGKILIAGLTPGGAAWMSNAINKDDQILSVRFGKEKLIDATVLTLNELMLLFNASNAETIELKLKKASGLIETVTLTKTQIYDDNDVIKSVILNGDKKIGYITLPDFYTDWDAENQGLGCANDVAKNIVKLKKESIDGLILDLRNNGGGSLKEAVDLAGIFINYGPIAVERNKYGEETTLKDMNKGAIYLGPLVILVNGLSASASEIFSATMQDYNRAIIVGSQTYGKSTGQVIMPLDPTFSMLLDDPSSVNTEFGFLKITRSKFYRITNETHQKEGVVPDVVMRDYYELYEYREAINEMALEKDKIEKKMYYTPLAEFPLSQLQSNSKFRLDQNVFYQELCDVIDSIQNFTSYKEITPLDLASYQQNEKAITLLYDQLFSEEFTPSNDFQVQNNQFDAEIMKINEYRSELNKKYLQNVSEDMYIAEAYHILVDYINSK, from the coding sequence ATGATAAACAAAATAGTAGTATACTTCTTGTTTTTGCTGACTTTTTCAGCATTTGGTCAAACTTCAAAAGTAGGTGAAACTGCTAATGCAATTGATAGATTAATTTCAAAGTATCACTATGAAGCTAAACCTTTGGATGATGCCTTATCTAAGTGGCTTTTTTGGGAATTTATTGAATCAATAGATCCAACTGGTTTTTACTATTTGAAAGAAGACATTGATCAATTAAAGCGATTTGAGCTTGAAATAGATGATCAAATTCAAAATAAAACATCACAGTTTTTTGATGAAGCGGTAGAAATCTATCACAACAGACTGTTGGAAGTAGAGAAAATTATCAATGGACAGTTTGAAAAAGGATTTGATTTTAATAAAAAGGAGGTCATTGATGTTAGCATTGACACCACTGTTTATTTAAGTGATTTATCGCAACTAAAAGATAGATGGCGCAAATGGCTTAAATCTTCCGTTTTAGAAGAGTTGTTTGATGGTTATTATCTGAGTAATCCAACTACTACAACGCTTGATTCTTTAAAAATGTATTTGCCCGAAGCGGCAGAAGAAGTAAAGAAGCATGAGCTATTTGAAATTTCATCAATCACTAAACATCCGGCAGGTTATAAAGAGTATTTAGCTACTTTTTACCTGGATGATTTGGCAGGATATTATGATCCGCATACTTCCTATTTTTCAGATATAGAAAAAGAACAGTTTGAGGCTGAGTTATCCAAAGACAATTATGCATTTGGTTTTTCATTGAAAGAAGATGGTTCTGGAAAAATATTGATTGCAGGATTAACCCCGGGAGGAGCTGCATGGATGTCAAATGCCATTAATAAAGACGATCAGATTTTATCTGTAAGGTTTGGAAAGGAAAAGTTGATAGATGCTACGGTCTTGACCTTAAATGAATTGATGTTGCTGTTCAATGCTTCTAATGCAGAAACAATTGAATTAAAATTGAAAAAGGCCAGTGGCTTAATTGAAACTGTGACCTTGACTAAAACTCAGATTTATGATGATAATGATGTGATCAAAAGCGTGATTTTAAATGGCGACAAAAAGATTGGATACATCACTTTACCCGACTTTTATACTGATTGGGATGCTGAAAATCAAGGCTTAGGTTGTGCAAATGATGTGGCAAAGAATATCGTAAAACTCAAGAAAGAAAGTATTGATGGATTAATATTGGACTTGCGAAACAATGGAGGTGGATCACTTAAAGAGGCGGTTGACTTGGCCGGAATCTTTATCAATTATGGGCCAATTGCTGTAGAGCGCAACAAGTATGGAGAAGAAACGACCTTAAAAGACATGAATAAAGGTGCTATTTATCTGGGACCTTTAGTGATTTTGGTAAATGGTTTGTCGGCATCAGCATCAGAGATATTTTCTGCTACAATGCAAGATTATAATCGCGCAATTATTGTGGGATCTCAAACTTACGGTAAATCTACCGGACAGGTAATTATGCCTTTAGATCCAACTTTTAGCATGCTTTTGGATGATCCATCATCAGTTAATACTGAATTTGGATTTTTAAAAATTACGCGTTCTAAATTCTATCGAATAACGAATGAAACACATCAAAAAGAAGGAGTGGTACCGGATGTAGTAATGAGAGATTATTATGAATTGTATGAGTATAGAGAGGCGATAAATGAAATGGCATTAGAAAAGGATAAGATCGAGAAAAAGATGTACTATACTCCATTAGCTGAATTTCCTTTATCACAATTGCAATCAAACAGTAAGTTTAGGTTAGATCAAAATGTGTTTTACCAGGAGTTATGTGATGTAATTGATTCCATTCAAAATTTTACATCCTACAAAGAAATTACACCTCTTGACCTGGCCTCTTATCAGCAAAATGAAAAGGCCATTACATTGCTTTATGATCAGTTGTTTTCTGAAGAATTTACTCCTTCAAATGATTTTCAAGTTCAAAATAATCAATTTGATGCGGAGATAATGAAGATAAATGAATACAGATCCGAACTGAATAAAAAGTATCTACAAAATGTATCGGAGGACATGTATATTGCAGAAGCTTATCATATATTAGTGGATTATATTAACTCAAAATAG